The DNA sequence AGAAAATTCTTAAGTTCCAGTGAAGCATTGGATTCTAGGATCTAGATTGAATCTATTTTCTAAAAATAGTTTAACATTATACAGAAAATCATCTTAGAATTTTCATAACAAAATTGTATTTTTCTTTACTTTGTCTACTCTAACCTGCAAGCAGGATGGCCACTCAAGTTCTGAGCAGGGTGTCAAGCCCATAACTCTTAGGACTGTCTTTTTGCAAGGTATCAATTTAACAACTGCTAAGGGCTTCGCGAAGAcctgatttctttttttttccaaagaaaCACATAAATTTACTACTTCACAGTTCTGTAACAACCGATGCCTTGCCTATCAAAAAGTAAGGAGTGGGCACAAGCCCTTGGACCAATGGTCTTTCCAGCAAAAAAATTAAACTTATTAACTCTAGCAAAGTTGGCTAACTGGTTAGCGTACTAGTTCCCCTCCCTATATGTGCACACAAAATGATATTATGTGAAATAATACAACATATATATGACATCTCTTGTTATATTGAGTATCTTCTAGGGTGGATCAGTTGCCACATGACATATCTTGTTATATTGACTATTGAGTAACTTCTAAGGTGGATCAGTTGCCAACTTTCCACAACCTAACTTAAATTCTTTGACTTATTTAAGTGCCCTGAACAATACATGCTGATTTCAGAAAAGCGAGCACTGAATACAACCTGATTTGTCAATACTAGAACTCAAAACAATCAATTGACTTCCATTTTTGTAATCAAAAGTCTAAGCTACATTTTTAATGGAATCATGAACACGAGACCAAATAGTTATAGCATGTGTAACATCAGGGTATTCATAATAGTAATCCAACCCAATATCACGTGAAATTGGGAATAGCATGATTTGCCAAAAGGTGTTACACTCGATAGTTATACCAAGGGAATTTGCTTGGTAATAAAAACTCTGACATCATTTTTTTATGTACCGTGTGAACTCAAACATCAAATCAACTTAAAGGAAATTTAGTTGTGTAAGAAACTGAAAATGATGTAACATCAAGGATTAGTCTGCCAATCATTTTCATAAGTAGCTGCTAAACTCCTGATATATGCATACTGAGAAAGAAACTACTAAAAAATCATACTAAGTAGGTAGACATTTCTCATTTGAGAACTTAATTAAATTCCATGAACATCCTCCAATAAACCAGTATTGTACAAATGAATAACCATCATATGTTAATAAAGAATTGCATTACATTAATAGTCAAAATTAGTTACACTAAGACCATTTTCCAAAAAAAGATAAGTAAAATGAAGTGACTTAAACTTAAGAATTGTTTTATACATTCAAATTCCAAGAATCATTGTGCTGATCCAAACCAACATATATTGCGTTTAGTGAaaaaatcttttgaacttctcactgAAGCATCATTTGATGCAAACTAGGAAAGAATAGACTAGCTTatgtttattatcaaagacaagcaTCCATGCACATCTTTTACACTCCTATTGCTGTAATTTTGTTTATAGTAGTCATTTAAGAtatagaaaacaaaataaaaacacATCAAGCTATAGTGGATGCCATACAGAATAATTAATGAATCAAATATATTCTACACATCTTACTTGGTAGAAAGTATATCTACACATTTTATATCCTGAGACACCTCAGAATTTAAAGTGTACGAGCGGCACAATCAGTTAGAACAATCAAGGAGGAATAAAGTAAAGAAAGAAAAACTCAAATAACTAAGAGCATGATTATGGTAGCTAGTAACTAGGAGTCAAAAAATAAAACAATGAATTTTCTAGGGAGAGTGCAGTTGTAGCTACGACCACTGCAGAAAGTCAGGAAGATCAAAAGATCTAGAGCACATACATTAAGCAATGAAAGAAACCAACATCCAAGAACACAAATGTGACCATGACTGATTTTTGATGAAAATCAAGAACCCTTTATCTTCCAGATGATGGGGATCCAAAATAAACTATAGCAGTAAAATTTCATCAGTATTTCAGAATTATGAATGGTAGTCTGAAATTAGAGGGCTAAAGGTGGGGGTGACAAATTGTGAATCTAGAAGATGCACATTGGCACATAGAAAGAATCacacaagaaaataaaaagatgGTAATTACTAATGAGAAAAGACAAGCTGTGGTACCTGTATGGCAACTGGGTAAAATCCATTATCAAGTGAGTCCTTGGCAAAAGTCAACCATTCCTCATATGAAACTTCTAGACCATGAATTTTAAGATGCTTTGACTCCCGTAGAACCAGAGCTTCATATTTGAGCAACAAACAACTCTGAGAAAAGCAAACATTTAGTTAATAGTTACTTTATCTTCAAATTTTAGTGAAATAAAGCTCAGAAAAAAATGCCGATAATTGGTTCAATTCTGCAGCCAAAGACGCAATATTAAATGTTAAAATGAGTTCTGCAGGTTCCAAATTGAACGTTGATTCTGCAGATAAAGCTGCAATAGTGAATGATCAAATGAGTCCAGCAGGTTCAAACATGAACCCACGATTCCACAATAATTTATACATGTACAAAAAACTAAGGACCCTAGATTTATTCATTAGCTCCCTGTCACAACATCCAATATCATCTAACATTGGTCCTTATGAATACATAATCTGCATGACAACAGACAAGATCAATGTGATAGCCGTCATACTAGTATACCAGATTGAATATCTGTGAATTACCTAATTGAAACTTTGTCAGCCAATCATGTTAATAAGAAATTGGTAGGACGACTCAAATTTGGATGATACTTTGTCATCCAACAGGCAAGTAGCCTTCTCTCATGACTTCAACCAACGCAAAATGGAATTTTGCAGTCGAATCAAATCAAGAACTACTCAAACTTGATACAATTCTATCAAATCCTATTCTAAAAAGTCTGGTAGTTAAACTAACACATCCAGCTGATGACAAGTTTAAACTTACATCATTCAAGATCAGAAGCAAAGAGATTCAGTTCTCCACAATAAAATGCAAAATTATTATTTCGATTTAATTCACTGGAATCAACAAAACTTAACAGAACTAGATCTTCGTCATCCCAAAAGCTTTTTTACTAATAGGAAACTACCCAAAGCATTTGAAGAAAAGGACACGAGGCAACATCAAAATTGAATCACCCAAACCAAATAAACAACAAGATCAAGGCTCACCTCGACATCCCCGACAAGAGCAAAGGCCCAGACGAAGAACTGAACCGTGCTGAGCTTCCGATCGACCGTCATGCCCGAGATTCCTCCCATGACCGACAAGGCCTCGGATCGAAAGAGCTGCCGCAAGGCCGACCTGGTTTCGAGAAGCGACTGCACATCACGCGCGACCAGAAccgattccaagatctgaagggttCGTCCGTCGAGTCTGGCGGAGAAAAGAAGTCATCGAGATCATAGGCGTCGGGATAAGAGGCGATCGAGGCGGCGGAGGCCAAGCGGAGGAACAGCTGAGGCCGAGGAGAGGGTCTACGAAAGGCGCACCTTCGTTTCTCGAGCTGAGAGCGGACGAGAGCGACGCTCTCTGAGATCGAGTCGGACATTGGAACGCAGCGATCGAGCAAAATGGCGGCATGAGTTGAGCGCGTATTTATAGGACGAGTGAGCAACCTGATCCACCGGTTCAGATTCATTGGACCGAACCCTATCCAGGCCGGGTCGGATTCCGGCCTATTCAAATAAGACGCTatcctttcatatatatatatatatatatatatatatatatatatatatatatatatatatatatatatatatatatataaaagcctaTCGTTGATTCCAATTACATGTAGGGTTGAGACGGCTGCAGGGATTCTAATTTTCTGTAG is a window from the Musa acuminata AAA Group cultivar baxijiao chromosome BXJ2-1, Cavendish_Baxijiao_AAA, whole genome shotgun sequence genome containing:
- the LOC135598172 gene encoding protein DOUBLE-STRAND BREAK FORMATION-like, giving the protein MSDSISESVALVRSQLEKRRLDGRTLQILESVLVARDVQSLLETRSALRQLFRSEALSVMGGISGMTVDRKLSTVQFFVWAFALVGDVESCLLLKYEALVLRESKHLKIHGLEVSYEEWLTFAKDSLDNGFYPVAIQGFERALHCFQTEKIEDPEFMSSEDAHIIKYIKKLKDVATSLIASCSVQTQSAEYLKRKGTQENICISCPSRTNHVASSMFRCGIKKRNMQKLQRSQGLPKEIVLTGKKF